From Palaemon carinicauda isolate YSFRI2023 chromosome 33, ASM3689809v2, whole genome shotgun sequence:
CTCCATACCCCAGGTGGCACTAGAGTCATCGAGGCTAAAGGGCATCTGGTCATGCCAGGTTAGTaatgttccctctctctctctctctctctctctctctctctctctctctctctctctctctctctctctctctctctttctctccctctctctctctctctctctctcagatgaatgtTCTAAATGTTTTTCTAATTGTTTTAAAAAACTAAATCTGAAATGCAAGTTTTCATCTCGCTTCCTAAAAGCAAAACCTGAGGTACACTGCATCACCAAATTTCATTTTCTAAAATTCTCACATATACTTTAATGACTCTCTCTAGGTGGCATCGATACCCACACCCACATGCAGATGCCATTCATGGGCACTCAAGCCATTGATGACTTTTACACCGGAACTCGTGCGGCCTTAGCTGGAGGAACAACTATGATAAGTAAGTATAacttttgtttacatatatatatatatatatatatatatatatatatatatatatatatatatatatatatatatatatatatatatattgattatttactccttatttcctttttcccatATTGCCCTTTCTCGCCATATGAGCATAAGGTTCTAAATAGGCTTGCTGAGCAATTTTGCATTTAGTTTTCTTGATTATAATGAGAATTTTATTAAGAAGCATTAATAGTATAAACTTCACCTCTGTCAATTTCAACATAAATTTCATTTGCAATACATTTTAGAAATGTCTACTATGGTCATATGGCCAGCACCTTACATCTAGATCTTCGGCACCATATCTAATAGCCCTAGATCTTAGGTTAATCTGTTAATCGTTCATACAGAAATGCATCAAAATCATCATTTATAACTATCATGTTTATTTCATTGGATTCTGTTTTGATAATTTGTATGTTTTCAGTGGACTTTGCTCTTCCCCAACGGGGCGAATCCTTAGTCGAGGCCTTCCATCGCTGGAGAACATGGGCCGACCCCAAAGTTTGCTGTGATTATGCTCTCCATGTTGGAGTCACCTGGTGGTCAGATAAGGTAAATCACCATGAAATATCTTTCAATATTGCATGTAATGTTGGTTTTCTATTATATTAACTGGATCTGTAAGAGTTGAGGTTGACTGATTAGGCTGTTTAATCTCttgcattttaataataataataacaataataataatgataataatattaaaacaattaataataatgatgataataattaataataattaaaaataataataataataataataataataataataataataataataataggaaggttTGAAAGTTGTTTGTTGGTAATAAAGTAATAGAAAGGATTTGTGGATTTGTAGATTTGAGTCAACAGAAgtcttaaaaataatgataatcagttTATCCTTGAATAACTTCTTTTGAAACAGTACTTCAACATAAGGCCTTTTTATGATTATGAATTTGAAGAATGTTATTTTTATCACCAGTACCATtcataaattgataaataattttcgtttctttatggaaattatttaatttctttattctctGTCAGGTTGCAGAAGAGATGGAGGAACTGACCAACGAACTGGGAGTCAATTCTTTCAAGATGTTTATGGCCTACAAGGACACCTGGCAGCTTTGCGATGAAGATCTCCTCCAGTCATTCAAGAGGTGTAGAGAACTTGGTGCTCTAGCTCAGGTCCATGCAGAGAATGGCGATGCAATCAAAGAGGTCAGTTACTTTGCCACGTCTTTTCCTTTTAGCTCAATAGATATTCACTGAACTTTAATTTTACCAGAAACATAAAACTGAATACAGTCAGTTatgcctttcatttttttttctactccgTTAAGCAGCCTTGTCTCATTGCTGCTTGCATAAGACTCCATAGATTTCTTACATCCTTCTAATCATTATTTCAGCAGTTTATTGATCTGAACATGGTTTTGTTTTATTCATAGGAACAGATTTctttacatttaaaataaaaagatatgattTATAAACTTTACGAGATATGATTTATATACTATCTGAACAAATCGTACAGTCTCACGCTAGAGTTAAATTGATTTGGTTTATTCTTCCTGATGATATCACAATAATGAAGGACATGGATACTGCCAAAACCTACATGAAATAGAAACTTATTCAGgattttcaatttatttaattaatatgtCCCCATAGATATAAACTAAATATGCTTATGtacaatattcataaaatttgaaatttagaagtattttctgtatttcattttACCTCATTATTCGTAGAGTTCTTTTACTGCTGTTTTGatttataaaatgtattatttttttaaataagtgcATTTGCATTTTTTCTATGCAGAACTGTGGAAGCCTGTTAAattgtaagtttctctttcttTTCAGAATACAAAGAAATTGTTAGACCTAGGCATAACTGGCCCAGAGGGTCATGAACTGAGCCGTCCCGAAGAGGTTGAGGCTGAAGCAACTAATCGAGCATGTGTTCTTGCTAATCAGGTAAGATAATGATCTTTCGGAAGCTCAAAATGAAATAGGTTACTAACTTTTGCAACTGGTAAAATGGCAGTATATTAGAATTACTTTTTTGTTTTACTCACATTGCTACTTGAacaaatttctattttgtaatcaCCTGGTTTTCAGTTTGACAGAATCAATCCATAGCTGTTCCTTCTGTTTGTCATTTACTTTTAAGGCAAACTAGCTCTTATTGTCATGACAATAAATATATTTGCAGAACCTTTTTGCTATGAAGATTTCTTTTAAAAACTTGGTGGATGATATTAGTTTTTTTTGTAGaattggtttgagaaatttaacgAGAATCCTCATCATAGCTGAAATTCATCCAGCAAGATGAAATTGTTTAAAAATGATAATCATTCTTTGCACATACCATTTACCGGTTTTACTGTTTAATTAATTGAAGAGGACACATTTTTCTCAGTATATTATGAAAAGTTTTCATGTTTAATGAAGAATTGCATCTGTAATTCatgataaagattattttttttaggaatataAAGTCTGGAGATAAAATTAATGGTGCCTTATTTcataatgtttattatatatagattttaaaATTCTTAACCATATAATTCTCAGCAATACTTGGTTTGCAATAATTATACATCTGTTGAGTGTTTGTTGCCACTTTAGATAAATTCCAGAAAATGTTTGCATGGTAAATTTCCCCTACATAAACGCATTGTATGTCCTATAATATGAATAGGTCATGATTTAGTTGTGGAATATTAATTACAACATAGTACTTCTTACAGAGCTTTATATACCACTTATATTTAaataagcatgttttttttttaatttattttctactaGCTAGACAATTTTCTCCAAGGTGCTTTACATCATTGGTACTTCGCACTGTATCATTTGACACATCTttgcttatttattattattattaattaagctgcaaccctagttaaaaaaaaaaacaggatgtttcaagcccaagggctccaacaaggaaaaatagccccccataagaaaagggaaacaaataaaCCATAACCATATTTGTCGTCCTTATACCAGCAAATTCAAAGATAGCTAAAATTAACTTAAAATTCTTTTGGGATGGGCAAGATGAAATTATAAATTGAGACACTCAAACCAGTGACATATTTTTGCAACTTGAATAGATGTTACAGTaaaattttgttttgattaaaTTGATGCGAcatgatatatgaaaaaattactttGGCCCTAATCATAGTAAATTTTATTTGTATGAAATACTTTCCTGTTGAGCCAATATTTTTTTATGCATTGAAAGATGTTACTTTGGTCTCTTTCatataattcaaataaattttattaagcaTTAAAACTTTTAAGACATTAATCAATCTGTAAATGAAAAATCTTAATGTCACAGTCAAGCCTTTCTTTAAACCAATGTTTTGTTCTTCGCACATAGACCTTTTTtcagttgcctttttttttttaccgcattTTATTTTCTGCATGTTTTCCCTTTTGTTTTCCTACACCTAGGTTGGCTGTCCATTGTATATAGTACATGTTATGTCAAAAAGTGCAGCTGATATAGTTTCCAGCAAGAGAAAACAAGGACATATTGTGTTTGGGGAGCCCATAGCAGCTTCATTGGGAACAGATGGAACCCATTACTATCATAAATGTTGGCGTCATGCCGCTGCTCATGTAATGGGACCTCCTCTGAGACCTGATCAATCCACTCCTAAGTACCTTATGGATTTGTTGGCAAagtatgttctttttttatttttttctgttaaacaTCAAAACACTTTTTATACTTCCTTCCTTATTCTCTCCAAACTTTTTAACACAGCATTAATCCTTTTATGAATTACCATTAAGAAACTGTGCTTTTCactatacataaataataattctttatgtATTTTGCATATTTATGCAAACCAAGaaggaaattatttccatttttgttactgaaattaccaaaaacatTACCATCCTCATAAAAAAAATACTCCTCAAACTTCCATAACTACTGCTGCTTTCCTGTCAGCAAGTTGTTGAAGGTTCTAGCTTTTATCTGGGTTAGGAATACAGTAATATATCTGGCTTGGTGAAAATATACAGCACATTTCTTTATGGCAATTTTCTTGGTACTCCTGTACTTCTAGAATTTCCATCATACTTCATCACCCATGAAAGGTTACAAGTAGGTTAAGTTCATTTCAGGTTGGCTGCCCACTGTATATTTGTAAAATAACAAGCAAATTAGCTGCTACTGCTCTTGGCCAAAATCTTCGGAGAGGTACGTTAGTTTGGGGCGAGACCATAGCTGCTGCTCTGGGAACTGATGGTTCTCACTACTACAACCCTTGCTGGCAGCATGCTGCTGGTCACGTCATGTCCCCTCCTCTCCGTAATGATCCCAAGACTCCTAGCTTCCTTATGGAACTCTTGGATGTGTAAGAGGATATACACTAGTTACAAGATATATGTGATTTGCTgttcctttgtttttattattagttatgtgTTTTTCTTAAGTTCTGTTTGGCAAGATGAAATTAATAATTCATTTGAAGGTAATTTATGTGCTAGTGGTAAGTTAGGCAGCAAATATTTGCATGGTTAATAGACGTTACTTACTGGGTGAGACTAATGTAGTCTATTCTAATTTTAATGTAGATAGTGTTGATACTGTAAAATAAATATAGTCAtgctaatttattttattaatgttagATGTATTAAGGCCTCTATATGGTTACTGTCCTTTTTATGTTTGTTGAGTAATAGCAATTTGAAAGGATAAATAATGATAAGAGGATGAAGATGGTTTTGCAGTCTTTCACAGAACCACTGGAAACCTCCATTCttactatttttctttactttttataggtATAACTTCTCAATCTATTTCTCTTCATGTGCAAACAAATTTCTCTAATTTTTTTCAGTACATTAACGATTTGTTCAGTTTTGAAGTATTATTGATTGCACTATTCTTATCAGATTTTAAGTTTACAGTGTGGGTTTATTCATGGTATCTAGTATACACTAGTAAGTATTAAATTGTATGCaattatttgaaatttattaaGTATTTTGATAGATTCTGCAGTATTTACTGTATCTTTTTCTTTTTGGAATGAGAGTGATTTGGAAATTTCATCctcttattttgatttaaaaaaaggtactgtatacagtactgtacaaaatTAATTACCAGTAATTAAACCatcattttgaaattttgaaagaatatttCCCTATGTAGCGGATATTCAATGAGTAGTAGTGTAGTATAATAATTTACAAATTTAAGAACTGTACAGGAAAATAAAATTTCAGTGTAAGAAAAATTGTTCTCAGGTTACTGTAAAGTATGCTAAAACTCATCATGAACTTTATCTgcaaatgaattaataataatcagTACCTAatgaagtaaattttctattttgtttttgttcTGTGCATGAAAGTTTTTgcaattctttgattttttttttatcaagccatTTAGATGAATTttagatgttatattttttttcagttggatAGTGTGTTgtgtaataatgattatttttattatatccctctgatgttcatattgcttctctcttggagcctgattttctattgaaatatacCGTAAAATTAAAGGTTTCCCATATTCTTTCCCTTCAGTAAGCTTAGGCATCTACTACGGTATTTAGATAATCTGGCAGTTAATTGTAATAATCTTGGATAATCTGGCAATTATTGGCAATGATCTGGTCTTTGGAACACTGCACAGTATTTAAATAATCTGGCAGTTATTGACAATAATCTGGGCTTTGGAACACTGCACAGTATTTAGATAATCTGACAATTGTTGGCAATAATCTGGGCTTTGGAACACCGCACAGTATTTAGATAATCTGGCAGTTATTGACAATAATCTGGGCTTGGGAACGCTGCACAATATTTAGGTAATCTGGCAATggaaattttttagttttatggTATACAGTAATGTATCTTGATAGAAAATCTGGTTTTGAAATAGaaccaatatgaacatcaggtaaaaataaaaataataaattttattaataagatTTTGTTTCTCATAAGCTTTGGCTGCTATTTTCTTTACATTAATATATGATTTTAAGTTtttctaaaaatttatattttttagtcaagaagaaaatacaattttttaatgattaaaaaagAAACTATTCTTTATGTGCATGAATAgtcataataatgattaatatcacCTTCATTAGTTGTGTGTTTTTTGAAGGTTTTCATTTAGTAGGCATTTATATTGTTGATCTTAAAAACTGACAAAACCCACCCTTTGCAAAATATTTATTAATGAATAATTTAGataaattattttagatatttgtattatttgtttCTCATTTTTAGATGTATAGTCTGGTTCATATACAgtaaattcataaatattttcagTGGATAGTCTGGTTCATATACAgtaaattcataaatattttcagTGGAGATCTCCAAACAACTGGAACAGACAACTGCACCTTCTCTGCATCACAAAAAGCTCTTGGAAAGGATGACTTTACCAAGATTCCTAATGGAGTAAATGGTGTTGAAGATCGTATGTCTGTTATTTGGGAGAAGGGAGTAGTGTCTGGAAAAATGGACCCATGCAGATTTGTAGCTGTGACCTCTACTAATGCTGCAAAGATCTTTAATATCTATCCTAAGAAGGTACAGTAAATATGTCATCTGTAAAAACAGCTGTTTGTGAAATGTGCAATAAGCAAATTATTTGGTCTTGAAAATAACTTTGGTCATGTCTTCAGTCATTATCTTGAAAATATGTCAATTCTATATTTGCATTAACATCTTCAATGAAGGTAGAAGTGTTGACACACAAGAACACAAATacagtgtactgtacagtatgtgcatGAATGCCCTCCTTACATGGGATTGCTGTGAATCTCATTTTACTTATATTTCTGTATTCATAAAGACGAAGTAAAGATGCGGGAGCAAATACAGTCCTGCCATTGCATTTTCTAGAGACAAAACTCTTTTATAAAGGTACTACAAAAGATGGACTGGTActatttgtgaatgtcttctaaCCATGTCAATGTTAAAAAAGatgttgtatatatttattttattttttttttgtagttggtATTCATGAAACCATAGTAAAGCCATAATTATTTGTTCCTTGACTGCTCTTGTTTCTGATTAAATATGAtaatatagaggaaatatttaatattttagtcAAAAGTTTTACTGAAAATACGTTAATTTTCATTAACAAAAGAAATGCCTTTTATACTGTACAAAAGTATTAATTAGGCCAGTTTCTAATCATTGTACTGCATTTGAACTAACATTATATATTTGAATGGGTTAAAAATTATTTTTGCCTTAATATTTTTCAGGGACGAATTGCAGCCGGTTCAGATGCCGACATTGTTGTATGGAACCCTCATGCTACACGTGTTATTTCAGCTAAGACCCATCATCAAGCtgttgattttaatatatttgaggTAGATTTGATACAGTAATTGTATTATAGAATATATTAGCAGTGTATAGCTTTTCTTGTAATGAATATTATGATGACAAGAATTACAATGATTAAAATTCTTTGAAGAAAGCAAGTAAATTACTCCATAAATTTCACAATTTTAGGGTATGGAAGTTCATGGCATAGCTGAATATGTTGTATGTCATGGTCGCGTAGTCGTAGAAGAAGGAGAAGTTCGAGCAAATTCTGGCATGGGCAAATATGTTCCAACTCCAGTATTTAATCCTCATGTATATGGAAGattagaagagagagaaagagcaaataCTCCATGCAAGGTAATCCATTACCATATTTTTCATTGTTTGTCTGCAGAGTATACTTAGTACAAGCTGTATTTCAAACTTGTTAATGTACTTTATAGTGGCTTCTAAAGGATCTTGATGACTTTTTTCTTTATGTTGTAGGACTGAAGTACAGTATTTCATGACGCCCTTTTACAGTTACTGTATTTGCATTGCTTGTCACAGTAATATTTATGGACCATTAGTATCAGTTTGTCATCATTTGGTTTGTGGCTTAAGATGGTTGATTAATTATAGTATAGGactaattaaaattatattcacacaTTTTTACTGATGAGAGTTTTATGTCTACATACATGTACTGCACTTTTAATGCTTTCATAAAACAAATACTCTATAAGTGAAATTTATTACACTTTTGTTTCTATAATAACTGACATACATTAGTATCCTTTCCAGATTTTTGGGAGACTTATGAACCTTGATTgtgtaaagttttatttttttagtacattaattatatatttattgtgaTTACTACTAAGtactctactgtatttcttttggCGGAGGTAAATAAGTAAGTCTTAGATATTTTACTTGTACAAGTACTGTCTACTTTCACCTGCAGAAGCAGAGGTACTAGATAAGCACTAATACAGCAGCCATTCTGTGACCTTGATCAATAGTTATGCCAGTTTAGGTCTTTTCTCTTGGCAAATACATAAAATTTATTGCATTGTTATTTTAAAACTAACTTTTTTTGACTGGGCATGTTCCAAGAATACAATTCCTAAATGAGTGAGGTTAGTTATTTAACTGTGGTACAATCAAAAtacgagaaatatttttttttctgttgattgtaTGGTTTATGCATGCATAACTTCTATTTGTAAATTAGTACAACTGTTTCAATTATAGTTTTCCCATTAGTAAAGACTAAAACATCTTTCAGGTTGAACGTGCTCCATATGATGGTCCAGTTGCCCAGCTGAATGGCCAGGGTCATATGCAAGAAGGAGGCATCCCAAGTCAACAGGATGCTTTCTACACTCGAGGTCCGACTAGAAGTGGAGGAGTCAACCTCCATGATTCAAGCTTCCACGTGTCGGGTTAGCCTGCAACCTCAACTAACATCATCATGGTTTAGAAATGTGGTGCTGTcagtaatatttaaatatatattttttcattattgggATTTAAGCCATGAATGAAATTCTATAAAATTGGGGAAATCAATAAGCTTGTTAGTACAGTGCTTGTACTGTACTGGTAAATGCTTGTCCATGTTGATCAAACATTTTTTTGGATAAAAGATTGAGCTAAAACATTGAAAGATGCATCGTTAATATTATAAAAAGAGGACTACCATAAACCCAATCTTGATTTACAATGTTTTCTTCTTGACTAAAATTATTAGAATCTAGTGATACTATTTGCAATCAAATCTGGCCTTTTTAAATATTTACTCTCATAATTCTATCAAATTTTAAAGATGATAAGTCATATTAAGGTCACATTAGTCTTGAGATTCCCTTTCATAATTCTGTCAAATCTTAAAAGATAATTAGTCCGATACAATAATCATATTAGTCTTGAGATCCCCATTCACCAATTTGTGCCTCAGTAAAAATTTTGATTAAGAATGACTAAAATCCCATTAATTCTTTTAACTAGAAGAGATGATTTTTGCAAATAAATAGCACCAGGTTTTTAAACCTtccttccatccattcctcttcaTTTATATTACTGGCCCCTTAGTATTCTTAATGGTATTCCATTTAGCATTCTTATTAGATTATTATATACTACTAAGAGAACTTACATCTACCAAGAAAAACAGCTTCATCTGTTATTTCCCTGTAAACTAatcaaaattcttatttttaacCTCAAGTTTGTGGGGGAAGAAGGTTTCTCTGCTTAAAGGATAATTACTTACAAGCAGAAAACTTGAATATTGAATCCAAAACATATGCTGAAGCTCTTCTTTATGATTTATCATGCATACACTCCTCACTTATCTTGAAACTATAGAGATTAACAATTGACAAGATATCAAGGAATGAGAATGTTTTCCAATTGTTATAATGGCTAGTTGGAGTTAGTCGTGTCAAGAGTTAGTTATGTCAGATAAATAACTACACTTTTTGTAGTTGGATTAATTCAAACAGAAGCTGAAGTAATTTTGTAAAACAGACTTTTTTTTTGCATTGCACATAATACTGTAGTAggttttaaaagatttattttcaaaGGGATAGTATTGATATAAACAGAAGAACACTGATTAGAATGAATAGTTAAACTAAAGTTTCTTTATAATTCTGTTAGTTAATGAACCACACATGTTCACTATTTTATCTGTTACCAGGCCTAAAGGGAATGTCACAATGGTTGCCAGAGTAGACCTTGCAATCAGATCGAATCATTATTGGGCTGTAAAATTTGAAATAGACCTCCTTTGAAATCTTTCATCTCTTGGAGTGTCATGTCATGTGATAAGTGAATAGAGACAAGTGAGGGTGGTTGCATTGACTTAAAAATCAACAAGAAAGAGTTTGTTTCCATGATTATGTGGCTATTTATGGTTACCTTACAGTTAACTTTG
This genomic window contains:
- the CRMP gene encoding dihydropyrimidinase isoform X2: MSSGLRRASRHQEEKDDDVPQWIPGLGQDKPKPRTLGTSFFGYVPDAFVEKTPYLPSEQSADALKKEATVEPVKAAEQVEASLEQEIVQPDSIERNGQRDMDASSDEGVVTEEVIVPRRVGQASAEPWDVHSPIDIEDGLGSAQNRLLIKGGRVVNDDMMQDADVYIEDGIIKQVGTNLHTPGGTRVIEAKGHLVMPGGIDTHTHMQMPFMGTQAIDDFYTGTRAALAGGTTMIMDFALPQRGESLVEAFHRWRTWADPKVCCDYALHVGVTWWSDKVAEEMEELTNELGVNSFKMFMAYKDTWQLCDEDLLQSFKRCRELGALAQVHAENGDAIKENTKKLLDLGITGPEGHELSRPEEVEAEATNRACVLANQVGCPLYICKITSKLAATALGQNLRRGTLVWGETIAAALGTDGSHYYNPCWQHAAGHVMSPPLRNDPKTPSFLMELLDVGDLQTTGTDNCTFSASQKALGKDDFTKIPNGVNGVEDRMSVIWEKGVVSGKMDPCRFVAVTSTNAAKIFNIYPKKGRIAAGSDADIVVWNPHATRVISAKTHHQAVDFNIFEGMEVHGIAEYVVCHGRVVVEEGEVRANSGMGKYVPTPVFNPHVYGRLEERERANTPCKVERAPYDGPVAQLNGQGHMQEGGIPSQQDAFYTRGPTRSGGVNLHDSSFHVSGAQVNDKSPKRPSVKVNNPPGGRSSGSFW
- the CRMP gene encoding dihydropyrimidinase isoform X6 gives rise to the protein MWCGGSWSHCVSATVEPVKAAEQVEASLEQEIVQPDSIERNGQRDMDASSDEGVVTEEVIVPRRVGQASAEPWDVHSPIDIEDGLGSAQNRLLIKGGRVVNDDMMQDADVYIEDGIIKQVGTNLHTPGGTRVIEAKGHLVMPGGIDTHTHMQMPFMGTQAIDDFYTGTRAALAGGTTMIMDFALPQRGESLVEAFHRWRTWADPKVCCDYALHVGVTWWSDKVAEEMEELTNELGVNSFKMFMAYKDTWQLCDEDLLQSFKRCRELGALAQVHAENGDAIKENTKKLLDLGITGPEGHELSRPEEVEAEATNRACVLANQVGCPLYIVHVMSKSAADIVSSKRKQGHIVFGEPIAASLGTDGTHYYHKCWRHAAAHVMGPPLRPDQSTPKYLMDLLANGDLQTTGTDNCTFSASQKALGKDDFTKIPNGVNGVEDRMSVIWEKGVVSGKMDPCRFVAVTSTNAAKIFNIYPKKGRIAAGSDADIVVWNPHATRVISAKTHHQAVDFNIFEGMEVHGIAEYVVCHGRVVVEEGEVRANSGMGKYVPTPVFNPHVYGRLEERERANTPCKVERAPYDGPVAQLNGQGHMQEGGIPSQQDAFYTRGPTRSGGVNLHDSSFHVSGAQVNDKSPKRPSVKVNNPPGGRSSGSFW
- the CRMP gene encoding dihydropyrimidinase isoform X7, whose translation is MWCGGSWSHCVSATVEPVKAAEQVEASLEQEIVQPDSIERNGQSAQNRLLIKGGRVVNDDMMQDADVYIEDGIIKQVGTNLHTPGGTRVIEAKGHLVMPGGIDTHTHMQMPFMGTQAIDDFYTGTRAALAGGTTMIMDFALPQRGESLVEAFHRWRTWADPKVCCDYALHVGVTWWSDKVAEEMEELTNELGVNSFKMFMAYKDTWQLCDEDLLQSFKRCRELGALAQVHAENGDAIKENTKKLLDLGITGPEGHELSRPEEVEAEATNRACVLANQVGCPLYIVHVMSKSAADIVSSKRKQGHIVFGEPIAASLGTDGTHYYHKCWRHAAAHVMGPPLRPDQSTPKYLMDLLANGDLQTTGTDNCTFSASQKALGKDDFTKIPNGVNGVEDRMSVIWEKGVVSGKMDPCRFVAVTSTNAAKIFNIYPKKGRIAAGSDADIVVWNPHATRVISAKTHHQAVDFNIFEGMEVHGIAEYVVCHGRVVVEEGEVRANSGMGKYVPTPVFNPHVYGRLEERERANTPCKVERAPYDGPVAQLNGQGHMQEGGIPSQQDAFYTRGPTRSGGVNLHDSSFHVSGAQVNDKSPKRPSVKVNNPPGGRSSGSFW
- the CRMP gene encoding dihydropyrimidinase isoform X1 — its product is MSSGLRRASRHQEEKDDDVPQWIPGLGQDKPKPRTLGTSFFGYVPDAFVEKTPYLPSEQSADALKKEATVEPVKAAEQVEASLEQEIVQPDSIERNGQRDMDASSDEGVVTEEVIVPRRVGQASAEPWDVHSPIDIEDGLGSAQNRLLIKGGRVVNDDMMQDADVYIEDGIIKQVGTNLHTPGGTRVIEAKGHLVMPGGIDTHTHMQMPFMGTQAIDDFYTGTRAALAGGTTMIMDFALPQRGESLVEAFHRWRTWADPKVCCDYALHVGVTWWSDKVAEEMEELTNELGVNSFKMFMAYKDTWQLCDEDLLQSFKRCRELGALAQVHAENGDAIKENTKKLLDLGITGPEGHELSRPEEVEAEATNRACVLANQVGCPLYIVHVMSKSAADIVSSKRKQGHIVFGEPIAASLGTDGTHYYHKCWRHAAAHVMGPPLRPDQSTPKYLMDLLANGDLQTTGTDNCTFSASQKALGKDDFTKIPNGVNGVEDRMSVIWEKGVVSGKMDPCRFVAVTSTNAAKIFNIYPKKGRIAAGSDADIVVWNPHATRVISAKTHHQAVDFNIFEGMEVHGIAEYVVCHGRVVVEEGEVRANSGMGKYVPTPVFNPHVYGRLEERERANTPCKVERAPYDGPVAQLNGQGHMQEGGIPSQQDAFYTRGPTRSGGVNLHDSSFHVSGAQVNDKSPKRPSVKVNNPPGGRSSGSFW
- the CRMP gene encoding dihydropyrimidinase isoform X5, with translation MSSGLRRASRHQEEKDDDVPQWIPGLGQDKPKPRTLGTSFFGYVPDAFVEKTPYLPSEQSADALKKEATVEPVKAAEQVEASLEQEIVQPDSIERNGQSAQNRLLIKGGRVVNDDMMQDADVYIEDGIIKQVGTNLHTPGGTRVIEAKGHLVMPGGIDTHTHMQMPFMGTQAIDDFYTGTRAALAGGTTMIMDFALPQRGESLVEAFHRWRTWADPKVCCDYALHVGVTWWSDKVAEEMEELTNELGVNSFKMFMAYKDTWQLCDEDLLQSFKRCRELGALAQVHAENGDAIKENTKKLLDLGITGPEGHELSRPEEVEAEATNRACVLANQVGCPLYIVHVMSKSAADIVSSKRKQGHIVFGEPIAASLGTDGTHYYHKCWRHAAAHVMGPPLRPDQSTPKYLMDLLANGDLQTTGTDNCTFSASQKALGKDDFTKIPNGVNGVEDRMSVIWEKGVVSGKMDPCRFVAVTSTNAAKIFNIYPKKGRIAAGSDADIVVWNPHATRVISAKTHHQAVDFNIFEGMEVHGIAEYVVCHGRVVVEEGEVRANSGMGKYVPTPVFNPHVYGRLEERERANTPCKVERAPYDGPVAQLNGQGHMQEGGIPSQQDAFYTRGPTRSGGVNLHDSSFHVSGAQVNDKSPKRPSVKVNNPPGGRSSGSFW
- the CRMP gene encoding dihydropyrimidinase isoform X3, with amino-acid sequence MSSGLRRASRHQEEKDDDVPQWIPGLGQDKPKPRTLGTSFFGYVPDAFVEKTPYLPSEQSADALKKEATVEPVKAAEQVEASLEQEIVQPDSIERNGQRDMDASSDEGVVTEEVIVPRRVGQASAEPWDVHSPIDIEDGLGSAQNRLLIKGGRVVNDDMMQDADVYIEDGIIKQVGTNLHTPGGTRVIEAKGHLVMPGGIDTHTHMQMPFMGTQAIDDFYTGTRAALAGGTTMIMDFALPQRGESLVEAFHRWRTWADPKVCCDYALHVGVTWWSDKVAEEMEELTNELGVNSFKMFMAYKDTWQLCDEDLLQSFKRCRELGALAQVHAENGDAIKENTKKLLDLGITGPEGHELSRPEEVEAEATNRACVLANQVGCPLYIVHVMSKSAADIVSSKRKQGHIVFGEPIAASLGTDGTHYYHKCWRHAAAHVMGPPLRPDQSTPKYLMDLLANGDLQTTGTDNCTFSASQKALGKDDFTKIPNGVNGVEDRMSVIWEKGVVSGKMDPCRFVAVTSTNAAKIFNIYPKKGRIAAGSDADIVVWNPHATRVISAKTHHQAVDFNIFEGMEVHGIAEYVVCHGRVVVEEGEVRANSGMGKYVPTPVFNPHVYGRLEERERANTPCKVERAPYDGPVAQLNGQGHMQEGGIPSQQDAFYTRGAQVNDKSPKRPSVKVNNPPGGRSSGSFW